The Prochlorococcus marinus str. MIT 9301 genome window below encodes:
- a CDS encoding oxidoreductase: MTATISRPKISNWETSNIPNLTGKIALITGANSGLGYYTAKALAEKNAHVVIACRSLEKANQTIKKLKGLNPEGLFTPLELDLSDLKNIVEVQSKIFDNFENLDLLINNAGIMHPPKTLSAQGYEIQFAVNHLAHMLLTLKLLPIIEKKEESRIVTVTSGAQFFGKVGWKNLKAENYYNKWESYSNSKLANVMFALELNENLKHKNILSLAAHPGIAKTNLFTAQKPNPGPLETFSLELFSPIFQTAEMGALPQLFAATSPDARGGDHYGPRFNFRGHPKLSPTSPFAMNKKERKNLWEKSLEIINNFL, translated from the coding sequence ATGACTGCCACTATTTCAAGACCTAAAATCTCTAACTGGGAAACATCTAATATTCCAAACCTTACAGGCAAAATAGCGCTAATTACTGGTGCAAATAGTGGTCTTGGATACTACACTGCAAAGGCTTTAGCAGAAAAAAATGCTCATGTTGTTATAGCTTGTAGATCACTTGAAAAAGCTAATCAAACTATCAAAAAACTTAAAGGTCTTAATCCTGAAGGATTATTTACACCTTTAGAATTAGATTTGTCAGATTTAAAAAATATTGTTGAAGTTCAGTCCAAAATTTTTGATAATTTTGAAAATTTGGATTTACTAATCAATAATGCAGGCATTATGCATCCGCCTAAAACTCTTAGTGCCCAAGGATATGAAATACAATTTGCAGTTAATCATCTAGCTCACATGCTTTTGACTCTCAAGCTACTTCCAATTATTGAAAAAAAAGAAGAATCTAGAATAGTTACGGTGACTTCAGGAGCACAATTTTTTGGCAAAGTCGGTTGGAAAAATCTGAAAGCCGAGAACTATTACAACAAATGGGAATCTTACTCCAATAGCAAATTGGCAAATGTAATGTTTGCTTTGGAACTAAATGAGAACTTAAAGCACAAAAATATACTTTCTTTAGCTGCTCACCCAGGAATTGCAAAAACAAATCTCTTTACTGCTCAAAAACCTAACCCTGGACCATTAGAAACATTCTCATTGGAATTATTTAGTCCTATTTTTCAAACTGCTGAGATGGGTGCTTTACCTCAGCTTTTTGCAGCTACTTCACCAGACGCAAGAGGCGGTGATCATTATGGTCCTAGATTTAATTTCAGAGGTCATCCAAAACTATCCCCTACTTCTCCTTTCGCTATGAATAAAAAAGAAAGAAAAAATTTATGGGAAAAAAGCCTCGAAATTATTAATAACTTCTTATAA
- the murD gene encoding UDP-N-acetylmuramoyl-L-alanine--D-glutamate ligase, which produces MIDNHSNKRNINLVIGLGKSGFWAAKYLRSINKRVIVWESKNGIEFLERKTALEELNIIVSLNKEFVFEEIQPFVKEIESVVVSPSIPYDHKTIIELKKKGIKVIGEINVAWEILKDTNWIGITGTNGKTTVTHLLSHMLCDTGLYAPFAGNIGTPLCKYAHSKKHEKIDWVVAELSSYQIEISPEVKPNIGIWTTFTEDHLERHKTLENYFNIKKSLLEKSDFRIYNYDDKNLRNHYTSLSRGVWITTSFDKSNLIHCDYWIDDQAYIVERGKKLFKLEHFSLKGMHNLQNLLLVIAAARKVGLSGKKIKDSLSNYKQLPHRMETIYKNNDLEIINDSKATNFDSSIAGISSIEGQIIIIAGGRLKGNEYSEWIKVLKKKVKCVFLFGESSKVLKMALINEGFKENIFEFSELKELLNFVFHYLQNNRVGTLLFSPSCSSFDQFKNYEERGDYFKKLISEKLKVNKSILCSSIIS; this is translated from the coding sequence ATGATAGATAATCATTCAAATAAAAGAAATATTAATCTCGTAATTGGATTAGGTAAATCTGGATTTTGGGCTGCCAAGTATTTGAGAAGCATCAATAAGAGAGTAATTGTTTGGGAAAGTAAAAATGGGATAGAATTCTTAGAAAGAAAAACAGCATTAGAAGAGCTTAATATAATAGTTTCTCTAAATAAAGAATTTGTATTTGAAGAGATTCAACCTTTTGTGAAAGAGATTGAATCTGTTGTTGTAAGTCCATCAATACCTTACGACCATAAAACTATTATTGAATTAAAAAAAAAGGGAATTAAAGTAATTGGAGAAATTAATGTTGCATGGGAAATTTTAAAAGACACAAATTGGATAGGTATTACTGGCACTAATGGCAAGACTACTGTTACTCATCTACTAAGCCATATGCTCTGCGATACTGGATTATATGCTCCTTTTGCTGGAAATATTGGTACACCTTTATGTAAATATGCTCACTCCAAAAAACATGAAAAAATTGATTGGGTTGTAGCTGAATTAAGCAGTTATCAAATAGAAATATCTCCAGAAGTAAAACCTAATATTGGAATATGGACAACCTTCACAGAAGATCATCTTGAAAGACATAAAACACTTGAAAACTATTTCAACATAAAAAAAAGCTTGTTAGAAAAATCTGATTTTAGAATTTATAATTATGACGATAAAAACCTAAGAAATCACTACACTTCGCTATCGAGAGGGGTTTGGATAACAACTAGTTTCGATAAATCAAATTTAATTCATTGCGATTATTGGATAGATGATCAAGCATATATCGTTGAGAGAGGGAAGAAATTATTCAAACTTGAACATTTTTCTTTAAAAGGAATGCATAATCTTCAAAATCTTTTATTGGTAATTGCAGCAGCAAGAAAAGTTGGATTATCTGGCAAGAAGATTAAAGATTCTCTATCTAATTACAAACAATTACCCCATAGGATGGAAACGATTTATAAAAACAATGATCTGGAAATCATTAATGATAGTAAAGCTACAAATTTTGACTCATCTATTGCGGGAATAAGTTCAATTGAAGGTCAAATAATAATCATTGCTGGGGGTAGATTAAAAGGGAATGAATATAGTGAGTGGATAAAAGTTTTAAAGAAAAAAGTTAAATGTGTTTTCCTTTTTGGAGAAAGCTCAAAAGTCCTAAAAATGGCGCTTATTAATGAAGGATTTAAAGAAAATATTTTTGAATTTTCTGAACTAAAAGAGCTTTTAAATTTTGTTTTTCATTATTTACAAAATAATAGGGTTGGAACATTATTATTCTCACCTTCATGCTCTAGTTTTGATCAATTTAAAAATTATGAAGAGCGTGGAGATTATTTCAAGAAACTAATAAGTGAAAAATTAAAGGTTAATAAATCCATTCTTTGTTCAAGTATCATTTCTTAA
- a CDS encoding pirin family protein — MSFKIIKIRKSHERFRSTREWLNSMHSFSFAEHRDPKWDNFGKIRVINEDIISPNSGFDTHSHANMEIITVVTKGAITHRDSLNNLGKIQKDEVQVMSAGTGISHSEKNEENENCKLFQIWIYPQKENIKPRYDQISLNENLWDNLIFNYKDGKNNKLFLNQSISLWRCKYKPIKEKKLPLKIDKYNWIQIIEGNLLLKSKESNSNIFLESGDGLGFEVNYYDDVSIDTQKNLDFLLFSMPSL, encoded by the coding sequence ATGTCTTTTAAAATAATTAAAATAAGGAAATCGCACGAACGATTTAGATCGACTAGAGAATGGCTAAATTCGATGCATTCATTTTCTTTCGCAGAACATAGAGATCCAAAATGGGATAATTTTGGGAAAATTAGAGTTATAAACGAAGATATTATTTCTCCTAATTCAGGATTTGATACACATTCTCATGCAAATATGGAAATAATTACTGTCGTAACAAAAGGAGCAATAACTCATAGAGACTCTTTAAACAATCTTGGAAAAATTCAAAAAGATGAAGTACAAGTTATGTCTGCAGGTACTGGAATTTCTCATAGCGAGAAGAATGAAGAAAATGAGAACTGTAAGTTGTTCCAGATTTGGATATACCCTCAAAAAGAAAATATCAAACCTCGATATGATCAAATTTCATTAAATGAAAATTTGTGGGACAATCTTATTTTTAATTACAAAGACGGAAAAAATAATAAGCTTTTTCTAAATCAAAGTATCTCTTTATGGCGTTGTAAATATAAGCCAATTAAAGAAAAAAAATTGCCATTAAAAATCGATAAATATAATTGGATACAAATAATAGAAGGTAATCTTTTGTTAAAAAGTAAAGAATCTAATTCAAATATATTTCTCGAATCTGGAGATGGCTTGGGTTTTGAAGTTAATTATTATGATGATGTCTCTATAGATACTCAAAAAAACTTAGATTTTCTCTTATTTTCGATGCCTTCCTTATGA
- a CDS encoding DUF1643 domain-containing protein — MNNLFLERNCLRSANKLYRWSLSYKIAKSKKEIIFIGLNPSLSDEVFLDNTTRKIIKISKNNNYGKVKLINLFALISSKPEKLFKHKNPVGYLNNNHIYKNLKHWSESENCDLWLGWGNKGKFLNRNKRISKKIMQYNSIRKNNFDNPLGPLLIKKTIKDNPIHPLYCSDNSILQSYF; from the coding sequence TTGAATAATTTATTTCTAGAAAGAAATTGTTTAAGAAGTGCTAACAAACTATATAGATGGAGTTTAAGTTACAAGATTGCTAAATCTAAAAAAGAGATTATCTTTATTGGTTTAAATCCCTCATTATCGGATGAAGTTTTCTTGGACAACACAACAAGAAAGATAATCAAAATTTCGAAAAACAATAATTACGGCAAAGTTAAATTAATAAATTTATTTGCCCTTATTTCAAGCAAACCAGAAAAACTTTTTAAACATAAAAACCCAGTGGGTTATCTAAACAATAATCATATTTATAAAAACTTAAAACACTGGTCTGAAAGTGAAAATTGTGATTTATGGTTAGGTTGGGGTAACAAAGGTAAATTTCTAAATAGAAATAAAAGAATATCAAAAAAAATAATGCAATATAACTCAATTAGGAAAAATAATTTTGATAATCCTCTTGGACCGCTTTTAATTAAGAAAACAATCAAAGATAATCCAATACACCCACTATATTGTTCTGATAATTCAATCCTCCAATCTTATTTTTAG
- a CDS encoding DUF2214 family protein, whose protein sequence is MLLGTLLTGEIAKSALVAYVHYLGIILCFGSLLFERLTLKVGLNRNETISMIIADVVYGLAGVAILVTGILRVKYFGQGGDFYTGNPVFWIKVSLYILVGLLSLYPTTTYILWAIPLSKNKLPEISENLVKRFRLIITTELVGFATIPLFATLMARGVGLG, encoded by the coding sequence ATGTTATTAGGAACTTTATTAACAGGTGAAATTGCTAAAAGTGCATTAGTAGCATATGTTCATTATTTAGGAATTATTTTGTGTTTCGGTTCTCTTTTATTTGAAAGATTGACTCTCAAAGTAGGTCTTAATAGAAATGAGACGATTTCAATGATAATTGCAGATGTGGTCTATGGTTTGGCAGGAGTTGCAATATTGGTTACTGGGATTTTGCGTGTTAAGTATTTTGGTCAAGGAGGTGATTTTTATACAGGTAATCCTGTTTTTTGGATAAAAGTTTCTCTTTACATTCTGGTGGGATTACTTTCTTTATATCCAACAACAACCTACATCTTATGGGCCATTCCATTAAGTAAGAATAAATTACCTGAAATATCTGAAAATCTAGTTAAGAGGTTCAGGCTAATTATTACTACTGAATTAGTGGGCTTTGCAACAATACCTTTGTTTGCAACACTCATGGCTAGAGGTGTAGGTTTAGGTTGA
- a CDS encoding GAF domain-containing protein yields MQNLVSKKEEEERRLKALAEYRILGTKPESCYDDITKIAATTCNVPISLMTLVDKDKQWFKSKIGLQISETRRDRSFCTHAIKENSPLIIHDAFQDERFINNPLVTGDPKIRFYAGFPLRNSDGNKLGTLCVIDRKPGNLTTQQFNIMELLSKQIVSFLELRKKSLNLLDALSNFHKQEGILSVCSYCREVKNKEGDWMHLEKYLSKISDIRFSHGVCDNCMEKHFPDVIEVWNKKDFFEDGQKRYLES; encoded by the coding sequence ATGCAGAATCTTGTATCAAAAAAAGAAGAAGAGGAAAGAAGATTAAAAGCTTTAGCAGAATATAGGATTTTGGGAACCAAGCCAGAATCATGTTATGACGATATTACAAAAATTGCTGCTACAACCTGTAATGTGCCTATTTCTTTAATGACTTTGGTAGACAAAGATAAACAATGGTTTAAATCCAAAATAGGACTTCAGATATCAGAAACAAGAAGAGATAGGTCTTTTTGTACACATGCAATAAAAGAAAATAGTCCATTAATTATTCATGATGCTTTCCAAGATGAAAGATTTATAAATAATCCATTGGTAACAGGGGACCCCAAGATTCGTTTTTATGCAGGTTTTCCCCTTAGAAATAGTGATGGTAATAAACTTGGAACTCTTTGTGTAATAGATAGAAAGCCAGGAAATCTAACTACACAACAATTCAATATTATGGAATTATTATCCAAGCAGATAGTTTCATTTTTAGAGCTTAGAAAAAAGTCATTGAACTTGCTAGATGCATTGTCTAACTTCCACAAACAGGAAGGTATTTTATCTGTTTGTTCATATTGCAGAGAAGTGAAAAATAAAGAGGGCGATTGGATGCATTTAGAAAAATATCTTTCGAAAATTAGTGATATTAGATTCAGTCATGGGGTTTGTGATAATTGTATGGAAAAACATTTCCCAGATGTAATCGAAGTATGGAATAAAAAGGATTTTTTTGAAGATGGCCAGAAAAGGTATTTAGAGTCTTAG
- a CDS encoding NAD(P)/FAD-dependent oxidoreductase translates to MEPFDLAVVGGGAAGFMTAITAAENGVKRIIILEGTSKLMEKVRISGGGRCNVTNATWIPNELIENYPRGGIQLLESFNRFAAGDVYDWFDKKGLKLKIEEDLRVFPVSNSSADVIDCLRKSALSKNVEILTKFFVKEISKTPDNIFNIFSLKKAKVTAKNIVLSTGGNPSGYKLAQNLGHTIVKPVPSLFTFSTKEPNLDECRGVSIKGIDIEIKLNNKNFQNRGDLLITHWGFSGPAVLKLSSIAARELYIQKYKFNLIVKWSSLSYEELKEKINHLRLNKGKMNLINSRPVPLLTKRLWIFLLKKIGIDKEKKWSDLLADEREKMINTLMRDEYIISGKGPFGEEFVTSGGVKINEVNFKSMESLICPGLFFSGEVLDVDGITGGFNFQHCWTSGWIAGMAVSKLNKSIIN, encoded by the coding sequence TTGGAACCTTTTGATTTAGCAGTTGTTGGAGGCGGTGCAGCCGGTTTTATGACAGCAATAACTGCTGCTGAAAATGGAGTAAAAAGAATAATAATTCTTGAAGGAACTTCAAAACTTATGGAGAAAGTAAGGATTAGTGGAGGGGGGAGATGTAACGTCACTAATGCGACATGGATACCGAATGAACTTATTGAGAATTACCCCAGAGGTGGAATTCAGCTCTTGGAATCATTTAATCGTTTTGCTGCTGGAGATGTATACGATTGGTTTGATAAAAAAGGGTTAAAATTAAAAATTGAGGAAGATTTAAGAGTATTCCCAGTGTCTAATTCTTCTGCAGATGTTATTGATTGTTTGAGAAAAAGTGCTTTATCAAAAAACGTAGAGATATTAACAAAATTTTTTGTAAAAGAAATTTCAAAAACTCCAGATAATATATTCAATATTTTTAGTCTTAAAAAAGCAAAGGTAACTGCAAAAAATATTGTTCTTTCAACTGGAGGAAATCCAAGCGGATATAAATTAGCTCAAAATCTTGGACACACCATTGTTAAACCTGTACCATCGCTTTTTACTTTTTCTACAAAAGAACCAAATTTGGATGAATGTAGAGGGGTTTCGATAAAGGGCATAGATATAGAAATTAAATTAAACAATAAGAATTTTCAAAATAGAGGAGATTTATTAATAACGCATTGGGGGTTTAGTGGGCCAGCAGTATTAAAACTTTCATCAATTGCCGCAAGGGAACTTTATATCCAAAAATATAAATTTAATCTAATCGTTAAATGGTCTTCTTTAAGTTATGAGGAGTTAAAAGAAAAAATTAATCATTTAAGATTAAACAAAGGCAAGATGAATCTCATTAATAGTAGACCTGTTCCACTATTAACAAAAAGATTATGGATTTTTTTATTAAAGAAAATAGGTATTGATAAAGAGAAAAAGTGGTCTGATTTACTGGCGGATGAAAGAGAGAAAATGATAAATACTCTAATGAGGGATGAATATATAATTTCGGGTAAAGGTCCATTTGGAGAGGAATTTGTTACTTCTGGAGGCGTAAAAATTAATGAGGTTAATTTTAAAAGTATGGAGAGCTTAATTTGTCCAGGGTTATTTTTTTCTGGAGAAGTTTTGGATGTTGATGGGATCACTGGTGGATTTAATTTTCAACATTGTTGGACAAGTGGATGGATTGCTGGGATGGCAGTCTCAAAGTTAAATAAATCAATAATAAATTAA